From a region of the Streptacidiphilus albus JL83 genome:
- a CDS encoding FAD-dependent oxidoreductase has protein sequence MPRPIRVAIVGAGPAGIYAADALMKSDAAQEPGVSIDLFERMPAPFGLIRYGVAPDHPRIKGIVTALHQVLDKPQLRLFGNVDYPADITLDELHSFYDAVVFSTGAMADRALDIPGSELDGSYGAADFVSWYDGHPDVPRTWPLEAEKVAVLGVGNVALDVARILAKTADELLPTDIPANVHAGLAQNKAVEVHVFGRRGPAQAKFSPMELRELDHSPTIEVIVNPEDIDYDEGSISTRRGNKQADMVASTLENWAIRDVGDRPHKLFLHFFESPQEIVGADGRVVGLRTERTELDGTGNVRGTGNVTDWDVQAVYRAVGYYSDELPKLPFDPASGTVPNRAGRVLAADDSHQTAVYVTGWIKRGPVGLIGHTKGDANETVACLLDDHANGRLPGAELPEPEAVTAFLEQRGVRYTTWDGWHRLDAHERALGEAEGRERIKVVERESMLRASGA, from the coding sequence ATGCCTCGTCCCATCCGTGTTGCCATCGTCGGTGCCGGTCCCGCCGGCATCTACGCCGCCGACGCGCTGATGAAGTCCGACGCCGCCCAGGAACCGGGGGTGTCGATCGACCTGTTCGAGCGGATGCCCGCACCGTTCGGACTGATCCGCTACGGCGTGGCGCCCGACCACCCGCGGATCAAGGGCATCGTGACCGCGCTGCACCAGGTGCTCGACAAGCCCCAGCTGCGGCTCTTCGGCAATGTGGACTACCCGGCCGACATCACCCTGGACGAGCTGCACTCCTTCTACGACGCCGTGGTCTTCTCCACCGGCGCGATGGCCGACCGGGCCCTGGACATACCCGGCAGCGAACTCGACGGCTCCTACGGCGCCGCCGACTTCGTCTCCTGGTACGACGGCCACCCGGACGTGCCGCGCACCTGGCCGCTGGAGGCCGAGAAGGTCGCCGTGCTCGGGGTCGGCAACGTGGCCCTGGACGTGGCCCGGATCCTGGCCAAGACCGCCGACGAGCTGCTGCCCACCGACATCCCGGCCAACGTCCACGCCGGCCTGGCGCAGAACAAGGCCGTCGAGGTGCACGTCTTCGGTCGGCGCGGCCCGGCGCAGGCCAAGTTCAGCCCGATGGAGCTGCGCGAGCTGGACCACTCGCCCACCATCGAGGTGATCGTCAACCCCGAGGACATCGACTACGACGAGGGGTCGATCTCCACCCGGCGCGGCAACAAGCAGGCCGACATGGTCGCCTCCACCCTGGAGAACTGGGCCATCCGCGACGTCGGCGACCGCCCGCACAAGCTCTTCCTGCACTTCTTCGAGTCCCCGCAGGAGATCGTCGGCGCGGACGGCCGCGTGGTCGGGCTGCGCACCGAGCGCACCGAGCTGGACGGCACCGGCAACGTCCGCGGCACCGGCAACGTCACCGACTGGGACGTCCAGGCCGTCTACCGGGCGGTCGGCTACTACTCCGACGAGCTGCCCAAGCTGCCCTTCGACCCGGCCTCCGGCACCGTCCCCAACCGGGCGGGCCGGGTGCTGGCCGCCGACGACAGCCACCAGACCGCGGTCTACGTCACCGGCTGGATCAAGCGCGGCCCGGTCGGCCTGATCGGCCACACCAAGGGCGACGCCAACGAGACCGTCGCCTGCCTCCTCGACGACCACGCCAACGGCCGGCTCCCCGGCGCCGAGCTGCCGGAGCCGGAGGCGGTGACCGCCTTCCTGGAGCAGCGCGGCGTCCGCTACACCACCTGGGACGGCTGGCACCGGCTCGACGCCCACGAGCGGGCGCTGGGCGAGGCCGAGGGCCGCGAGCGGATCAAGGTCGTCGAGCGCGAGTCCATGCTCCGCGCCAGCGGCGCCTGA
- a CDS encoding TetR/AcrR family transcriptional regulator yields the protein MTSPTTAGRANQKLRTRSAIVQAAADLAGTGREVGMPEIARAALVSEATAYRYFPDLVSLLREAIAGQLPTPEQALAPVEHSEDPVERVAAATEFLLRHVLARQGVVRAMIAGTVARPAQGSRPGLRFGLIEHALAPLAGTGRREELEQLKRGLAVVVSAEALFNLTDLYGLEAEQAIASLVGTATTLTRAALR from the coding sequence ATGACCTCGCCGACCACAGCCGGCCGTGCCAATCAGAAGCTGCGCACCCGCAGCGCGATCGTGCAGGCCGCCGCCGACCTGGCCGGCACCGGCCGCGAGGTCGGCATGCCCGAGATCGCCCGGGCCGCGCTGGTCTCCGAGGCCACCGCCTACCGCTACTTCCCGGACCTGGTCAGCCTGTTGCGGGAGGCCATCGCCGGGCAGCTGCCCACGCCGGAGCAGGCGCTGGCACCGGTCGAGCACTCCGAGGACCCGGTGGAGCGGGTGGCCGCCGCGACCGAGTTCCTGCTGCGCCATGTGCTCGCCCGGCAGGGCGTGGTCCGCGCCATGATCGCGGGCACCGTCGCCCGGCCCGCGCAGGGCAGCCGCCCGGGGCTGCGCTTCGGCCTGATCGAGCATGCGCTGGCGCCGCTGGCCGGGACGGGCCGACGGGAGGAACTGGAGCAGTTGAAGCGCGGACTGGCCGTCGTGGTCAGCGCCGAGGCGCTGTTCAACCTGACCGATCTCTACGGGCTCGAAGCCGAGCAGGCCATCGCCAGCCTGGTCGGCACCGCGACCACCCTCACCCGGGCCGCGCTGCGCTGA
- a CDS encoding C40 family peptidase, with the protein MGGTRLRGPVAGAIAVVCAAAFAVATAPAQPARAVPAAGCGVLADGASATAQAAVEAACAQIGVWYTWGGGHGAVPGETLGYYDGHDPASRNDGSREGFDCSGLVRYAYYRATGRDILDGTASDDHRSPLGVARFSAGQGTAPLLPGDLLFWQSGGYVHHVAMYLGAGRMVEAYESGTRVRATPVRLYDGYAGAVRLAGSPGNPTPPPADGGAVFQTWGTDVRTHTAPSTGAPAVDRFAGPTQVGVVCQEHAQRVTAGGYTNDAWSKLSDGSWMTNIYLKGPAWLVGVPDCGGTPPPGGAGTRFDTWGTDVRTHAAPSVDAPARDLFPRPTRVSVVCQEHAQRVTAGGYTNDAWSKLSDGSWMTNIYLRGPAWLAGVPTC; encoded by the coding sequence ATGGGAGGCACTCGACTCCGGGGACCCGTCGCCGGTGCGATCGCGGTGGTGTGCGCCGCCGCCTTCGCGGTGGCGACGGCTCCGGCGCAGCCGGCGCGGGCCGTGCCGGCCGCCGGTTGCGGGGTGCTCGCCGACGGCGCCTCGGCCACTGCCCAGGCGGCGGTCGAGGCCGCCTGCGCGCAGATCGGCGTCTGGTACACCTGGGGCGGCGGGCACGGGGCGGTGCCGGGGGAGACCCTGGGCTACTACGACGGGCACGATCCGGCCAGCCGGAACGACGGCAGCCGTGAGGGCTTCGACTGCTCGGGGCTGGTGCGGTACGCGTACTACCGGGCGACGGGCCGGGACATCCTCGACGGCACCGCGTCCGACGACCACCGCAGCCCGCTCGGCGTGGCCCGGTTCTCGGCGGGGCAGGGCACGGCGCCGCTGCTGCCGGGCGACCTGCTGTTCTGGCAGAGCGGCGGCTACGTGCACCATGTGGCGATGTACCTCGGGGCCGGCCGGATGGTCGAGGCCTACGAGTCGGGCACCCGTGTCCGGGCGACCCCGGTGCGGCTGTACGACGGGTACGCCGGAGCCGTCCGGCTGGCCGGCTCGCCGGGCAACCCGACCCCGCCGCCCGCCGACGGGGGCGCGGTCTTCCAGACCTGGGGCACCGATGTGCGGACCCATACCGCGCCCAGCACCGGCGCCCCGGCGGTGGACCGCTTCGCCGGACCGACGCAGGTCGGCGTGGTCTGCCAGGAGCACGCCCAGCGGGTGACCGCCGGCGGCTACACCAACGACGCCTGGTCGAAGCTGTCCGACGGCAGCTGGATGACCAACATCTACCTCAAGGGCCCCGCCTGGCTGGTGGGGGTCCCCGACTGCGGGGGCACGCCGCCGCCCGGCGGCGCCGGCACCCGGTTCGACACCTGGGGCACCGATGTGCGGACGCATGCCGCACCCAGCGTCGACGCCCCGGCGCGGGACCTCTTTCCGCGTCCCACCCGGGTCTCCGTGGTCTGCCAGGAGCACGCCCAGCGGGTGACCGCCGGCGGCTACACCAACGACGCCTGGTCGAAGCTGTCCGACGGCAGCTGGATGACCAACATCTACCTCAGGGGCCCCGCCTGGCTCGCCGGTGTGCCCACCTGCTGA